A stretch of the Candidatus Saccharimonadales bacterium genome encodes the following:
- a CDS encoding glycerophosphodiester phosphodiesterase family protein, giving the protein MHIIAHRGASGYQPENTLAAFQKAISLGADIVELDVFVLRTGEVVVMHDDTVDRTTNGRGKIRDYSLEAVRKLDAGAGEKVPLLSEVFDLVHKRVRINIEMKGRGIARPVAELIAVYVDEKGWSDSQFIVSSSNYTELRRFAQLRPTVRIGTLFRGSPPYRRVLTNRDYGFSANLALANATAQSIREAHNRGLKVYVYTVNSKRDAQRLRSLKVDGVFTDYPDRILAAVA; this is encoded by the coding sequence ATGCACATCATTGCCCACCGCGGCGCAAGCGGTTATCAGCCCGAAAACACTTTGGCCGCTTTCCAGAAAGCAATCTCACTTGGTGCCGACATCGTAGAACTTGATGTGTTTGTTCTGCGCACAGGCGAAGTCGTTGTCATGCACGATGATACCGTCGATCGCACCACAAACGGTAGGGGTAAAATCAGGGATTATAGCCTGGAAGCCGTGCGCAAACTCGACGCTGGGGCTGGCGAAAAAGTACCGCTACTAAGTGAAGTATTTGATCTTGTCCATAAAAGAGTCCGTATAAATATTGAGATGAAAGGCAGGGGCATAGCCCGGCCTGTCGCTGAGCTGATAGCCGTATACGTCGATGAAAAAGGCTGGAGCGACAGTCAGTTCATAGTATCGTCGTCTAATTATACTGAGCTGAGGCGCTTTGCACAGTTGCGCCCGACAGTGCGGATCGGGACGTTGTTCAGAGGCAGCCCTCCTTACAGACGCGTTTTGACGAACCGCGACTATGGTTTTTCTGCAAACCTAGCTTTGGCAAATGCAACGGCCCAAAGCATCCGAGAGGCTCACAATCGTGGTCTCAAAGTGTACGTATATACCGTGAACAGCAAGCGAGATGCTCAGCGCTTGCGGTCGCTCAAAGTTGACGGCGTGTTTACCGATTATCCCGATCGAATATTAGCCGCAGTCGCCTGA
- a CDS encoding FAD-dependent oxidoreductase yields the protein MATSDKKGKITPRIVIIGGGATGTGIARDAAARGYDVVLVDGGELGSGTSGNFHGILHSGARYAVSDPAVAAECFQENQLLRRLIPSAITDTGGMFVALTDEEVAHSHAIMHACAQSGIEVKSLTLEQALHAEPHLSKSLKAAFTVPDGFIDGVELLRLNRIAAVEADMPATFLTNHVVTGFKKSHNSISSVILRDIGADTQELVACDYVVNAAGVWADRIAEMVGLEIPMIYDKGTMVMFEREYNKAVLNRCRPESDGDLLAPHAGQSIMGTTSRVIANPDNCEPTPEEISLLVREGVTMIPALKNAMIRFAYAGVRPLMDKHDTRNNRSSRSISRSYDVLDHAEQGIDNFVSIVGGKVTLSRRMAEAVVNLIDSKSSEQATVPR from the coding sequence ATGGCCACATCAGATAAAAAGGGCAAAATAACACCGCGAATAGTCATTATCGGCGGTGGTGCCACGGGGACCGGTATTGCCAGGGATGCTGCCGCGCGTGGTTATGATGTTGTACTGGTAGACGGCGGCGAGCTGGGAAGCGGTACGAGCGGCAATTTTCATGGGATCCTGCATAGTGGAGCCCGCTACGCGGTCAGCGACCCGGCAGTGGCAGCGGAATGTTTCCAGGAAAATCAGTTGCTCCGGCGGCTGATACCATCGGCTATCACCGATACAGGAGGTATGTTCGTGGCGCTTACCGATGAGGAAGTTGCTCATAGCCATGCCATCATGCACGCCTGTGCACAGAGCGGTATAGAGGTCAAAAGCCTGACTCTTGAGCAAGCATTGCATGCCGAGCCGCATCTGTCGAAATCTCTCAAAGCTGCTTTTACTGTCCCCGATGGCTTTATCGACGGCGTAGAGTTGTTGCGCCTGAACCGCATAGCTGCAGTAGAGGCGGATATGCCAGCTACGTTCCTGACCAACCATGTTGTGACTGGCTTCAAAAAGTCTCATAACAGCATCTCCTCCGTAATACTGCGCGATATTGGGGCGGATACTCAGGAGCTTGTCGCCTGCGACTACGTCGTGAACGCAGCCGGCGTATGGGCAGACCGGATAGCCGAGATGGTCGGTCTCGAGATACCGATGATATACGACAAGGGCACGATGGTCATGTTTGAGCGCGAATACAACAAGGCGGTTCTCAACCGTTGCCGTCCGGAAAGTGACGGCGACCTGCTTGCTCCGCATGCGGGCCAAAGTATCATGGGTACCACATCACGCGTGATTGCCAACCCAGACAACTGCGAACCGACGCCCGAAGAAATCAGTCTATTGGTGCGAGAAGGCGTGACGATGATCCCAGCCCTAAAAAACGCAATGATCCGGTTTGCCTATGCCGGTGTCCGGCCGCTTATGGACAAACACGATACCAGAAATAATCGTAGCTCCCGGTCTATTAGCCGTTCTTATGATGTACTAGACCATGCGGAACAGGGCATCGATAATTTTGTCAGTATCGTGGGCGGCAAAGTGACGTTATCCCGCCGGATGGCAGAAGCGGTTGTCAATCTCATTGATAGCAAAAGTAGCGAGCAGGCGACAGTACCTCGATAA
- a CDS encoding GtrA family protein has product MNQKSKFAVIGVLNTLVDFGIYYAVFQATGSIVIANILGTSAALVFSFILNSRYTFQTRQWTVRNFALFIVVTLFGVWVLQTLAIYGFNHLLQPILSGQSALLGSYSEIVSTLLPKLLATGISLVWNYLWYSKVIFKAQNTEAHSNDTGTRKS; this is encoded by the coding sequence GTGAACCAAAAATCCAAGTTTGCTGTAATCGGCGTACTGAATACGCTGGTTGATTTCGGTATATACTATGCTGTTTTCCAGGCTACTGGGTCGATAGTCATTGCAAACATACTCGGTACGAGTGCGGCGCTGGTCTTTAGCTTCATACTCAATTCCAGGTACACATTTCAGACGCGGCAGTGGACGGTACGTAATTTCGCACTCTTCATCGTCGTGACGTTGTTCGGTGTCTGGGTACTGCAGACTCTAGCAATATACGGCTTCAACCATCTATTACAGCCCATTCTGTCTGGTCAAAGTGCTTTGCTTGGCTCATACAGTGAAATCGTCAGCACGCTATTGCCGAAATTACTGGCAACCGGTATCAGCCTGGTCTGGAATTACCTCTGGTACAGCAAAGTTATCTTCAAGGCACAAAACACGGAAGCTCATAGTAACGATACTGGCACGCGCAAGTCATAG
- a CDS encoding glycosyltransferase family 39 protein produces the protein MSKTNVATKRSKTQSNILKSPLRTQTDAPNRAAITTATDASASTSRWRRALDTMLTPAVIVGCMAGIAAIAYYFFMHLSLRLDESQSLWQSSHSLGGVLNVVARDVHVPLYHLILHFVITIFGGDVTTARLLSLGFFMATVPVIYLLSRHVLSRNWSLIVVLLFSFSPFLSWYGSEARMYTLLLFVTALNQLFYLRILKTGKGWFWYGLTAIIGAYSHYFFMFNLAAEALYYLYNRKQFKPGSFKKFIAVAVAVVLSLLPWLMYVYSLGSASGTRPQLPRPSTVDFFNVFSQIIFGFQSNTVNTLILSAWPVVMLIALVAVRRSRGLSSELKFIATVSILPVLLAYTISLVITPLFLSRYMATIVPPVLIMIVYLFSRYRQKYAAFVVALLFVTTIAGSAVQATSSGTPVKEDYRQAAMDINSSIQPQDVVVLSAPFTIYPFEYYYRGDAQIATLPNWNRSQAGSIPAFDRAKLPGQVAELNKNHRYIYLLLSQDQGYEDTIYQYYLTNFKQISRKTYSPGLTLYVYQVGYYTVPAVGSLESQEAL, from the coding sequence ATGTCAAAAACAAATGTAGCTACAAAACGATCAAAAACGCAGTCCAATATTCTGAAGTCTCCGTTGCGCACACAGACTGATGCTCCGAACCGGGCCGCCATAACGACAGCTACCGATGCGAGCGCGAGTACTAGCCGCTGGCGCCGGGCGCTTGATACTATGCTCACGCCAGCTGTCATCGTTGGCTGCATGGCCGGGATTGCCGCCATTGCTTATTACTTTTTCATGCATCTCAGCCTGCGGCTCGATGAGTCACAGAGCTTGTGGCAGAGTAGCCATTCGCTAGGCGGGGTACTGAACGTCGTTGCCCGTGACGTTCACGTGCCGCTGTATCACCTGATACTGCATTTTGTCATCACGATATTCGGTGGCGATGTCACAACCGCACGTTTGCTGTCACTCGGCTTTTTCATGGCAACCGTGCCAGTCATATATTTGCTCAGCCGACACGTGCTCTCTCGGAATTGGTCGCTAATCGTCGTGTTGCTTTTCAGTTTTTCACCGTTCCTCAGCTGGTATGGCAGTGAAGCCCGCATGTATACACTGCTGCTTTTCGTGACAGCCCTCAACCAATTGTTCTATCTACGGATTCTTAAAACCGGCAAGGGCTGGTTCTGGTATGGACTAACGGCAATCATCGGCGCATATTCGCACTACTTTTTTATGTTCAATCTGGCTGCCGAAGCCCTCTATTACCTCTACAATCGTAAACAATTTAAGCCCGGTTCATTCAAAAAGTTTATTGCCGTCGCCGTCGCCGTCGTACTGTCTTTGCTGCCGTGGCTCATGTACGTCTATTCGCTCGGTTCAGCCAGCGGCACCAGGCCGCAACTGCCGCGACCTTCGACTGTTGATTTTTTCAACGTATTTTCACAGATTATTTTCGGGTTTCAAAGCAATACAGTCAACACGCTCATCCTATCGGCCTGGCCAGTTGTCATGCTGATTGCCCTGGTAGCGGTGCGCCGCAGTCGTGGTCTGTCATCAGAACTGAAATTTATAGCGACAGTCAGCATCCTTCCGGTACTACTGGCGTATACCATTAGTTTGGTCATCACACCGCTGTTCCTCAGCCGGTACATGGCGACTATCGTCCCGCCGGTGCTCATCATGATCGTTTATCTGTTTAGTCGCTACCGCCAAAAGTACGCCGCCTTTGTTGTTGCGCTGCTATTCGTAACAACAATCGCCGGTTCGGCGGTCCAGGCGACCAGCTCCGGTACTCCGGTCAAGGAAGATTATCGCCAAGCTGCCATGGATATTAATAGTTCAATCCAGCCACAGGATGTGGTCGTCCTGTCTGCACCATTTACCATTTATCCATTCGAGTATTATTACCGCGGTGATGCACAGATCGCGACACTTCCGAACTGGAATCGTTCGCAGGCCGGCTCAATACCAGCATTCGACAGGGCGAAGCTACCGGGTCAGGTTGCGGAATTAAATAAAAACCACCGCTACATCTACCTGCTACTCAGCCAGGATCAGGGTTATGAAGACACGATCTATCAGTATTACCTCACGAATTTTAAGCAGATCAGCCGTAAGACATACTCGCCAGGCCTGACGCTCTATGTTTACCAGGTCGGTTACTACACCGTTCCGGCCGTTGGATCACTGGAGTCTCAGGAAGCACTGTGA
- a CDS encoding glycosyltransferase yields MTATIQKDQTAFLNGTADKKLIVLNAIMATIYFLAITFGFSHGNNVLFAGLIIGEIFHLFQVIGYCYTVWGSAPEPAFDPRFAKPVDVFITVCGEPVEIVRETARAAIAMDYPNFKVFLLNDGYVAKKDNWKEIDALADELGITSITRRTPGGAKAGNINNGLRETKSPYFVVFDADHVPYLSFLRETMGYFKDKRMGFVQTPQYYHNQKVNFVTQTAWDQQTLFFGPIMKGKNRTGSAFMCGTNMVVSREAILEAGGMCEFNIAEDFLTSLFIHAKGWHSRYVPKVLAEGLAPEDFLSYYKQQFRWTRGSLEVIFKYNPLFMRGLTFPQRIQYLVSASYYLSGVIVLIDMMIPLIFLYTGITAINTETMAVAMIFLPYIFLNLYTLQKSSNFTYTYAAIAFSLSSFYLQLRAIVGVLLNQKTAFAVTPKSQQQGNFSYLVIPHFIYIALTIVGIIVGIRREGFDASLIANLSWAVVTIIVFLPFIAASLPQNFVRNFFGLSLTKTNKPLSAGKIKS; encoded by the coding sequence ATGACTGCAACTATACAAAAGGATCAAACTGCCTTTCTGAACGGTACTGCTGATAAAAAACTTATCGTGTTGAACGCCATTATGGCGACTATCTACTTTTTGGCGATTACCTTTGGATTTTCGCACGGTAACAACGTCCTGTTTGCCGGTCTGATCATTGGCGAAATATTCCACCTATTCCAGGTTATCGGCTACTGTTACACCGTTTGGGGCTCAGCGCCGGAGCCAGCCTTCGACCCGCGCTTTGCGAAACCAGTCGATGTCTTCATCACCGTGTGCGGCGAGCCGGTTGAAATCGTCCGGGAAACGGCGCGCGCTGCCATAGCTATGGACTATCCGAACTTCAAAGTATTTCTGCTGAATGATGGCTACGTCGCAAAGAAGGATAATTGGAAGGAAATCGACGCCTTAGCTGACGAGCTCGGCATCACTAGCATTACACGCCGGACTCCTGGCGGCGCCAAGGCCGGTAACATCAACAATGGCCTGCGCGAAACCAAGAGCCCGTACTTCGTCGTTTTCGATGCTGACCATGTACCATACCTATCATTCTTGCGGGAAACCATGGGGTACTTCAAGGACAAGCGCATGGGCTTCGTCCAGACGCCGCAGTACTACCACAACCAGAAAGTAAACTTTGTCACCCAAACCGCTTGGGACCAGCAAACGCTGTTCTTCGGTCCAATTATGAAAGGCAAAAACCGCACTGGTTCAGCATTCATGTGTGGCACTAATATGGTCGTCAGCCGTGAGGCCATCCTGGAAGCGGGCGGTATGTGCGAATTCAACATTGCCGAAGATTTCCTGACTTCATTATTCATCCATGCTAAGGGCTGGCACAGCCGATACGTACCAAAGGTCCTAGCCGAGGGCCTAGCACCAGAAGATTTCCTAAGCTACTACAAGCAGCAGTTCCGCTGGACGCGCGGTAGCCTCGAAGTGATCTTCAAGTACAATCCGCTGTTTATGCGTGGACTAACGTTCCCACAGCGTATCCAGTACCTTGTCTCCGCGAGCTACTATCTGTCGGGTGTCATTGTCCTCATTGATATGATGATTCCGCTCATTTTCTTGTATACCGGGATCACGGCTATCAATACTGAGACGATGGCGGTGGCGATGATATTCCTGCCATACATATTCCTGAATCTGTACACTTTGCAAAAGAGCAGTAACTTCACGTACACCTATGCGGCGATCGCCTTTTCACTGAGTTCGTTCTATCTGCAGCTGCGGGCCATCGTCGGTGTCCTGCTGAATCAGAAAACAGCCTTTGCGGTAACTCCCAAAAGCCAGCAGCAAGGTAATTTCAGCTACCTGGTTATTCCGCACTTTATCTACATTGCACTGACCATAGTCGGTATAATCGTCGGTATTCGACGCGAAGGTTTTGACGCTTCGCTGATTGCCAACTTATCGTGGGCAGTCGTGACAATCATTGTGTTTCTGCCGTTTATTGCAGCTTCTTTACCACAGAATTTTGTTCGGAATTTCTTCGGACTATCACTCACGAAAACTAACAAGCCACTTTCTGCTGGAAAGATAAAATCGTAA
- a CDS encoding glycosyl hydrolase family 8: protein MNTSKKLLLIPIVGLLLTVSASLVYTKYNNATRSDAPIVYSEKAMLNELWADYKVNNIEPNSNRTIDKSQNNITTSEGQSYTMLRAVWQDDRTTFDESWEFTKNNMQRPQDNLFSWKYGQKLDGSYGILTDIGGQNTASDADADIALSLMMAYSRWNDAKYLYQAKQIITSIWNEEVVMVAGKPVMTADDLEKNAETEVVVNPSYFAPSSYKLFAKVDPSHDWTGLADHSYDLLNQLSEDTLGSTTSSKLPPNWIKMNIETGAFVPATQAGLDTNYGFDALRIPFRMALDYAWNKDERAKIVLQHFGFLDSEWQSDNKLQAIYAHDGTVVGNYETPAMYGGSIGYFKLVQPEAAKEIYQQKLQTLYNPDTQKARTNLSYYDSNWAWFGIALMTDNLPNLALENY from the coding sequence ATGAACACTTCCAAGAAATTACTACTTATTCCAATTGTAGGCTTACTCCTTACTGTGTCAGCGTCGCTTGTGTATACGAAGTATAATAATGCCACACGATCTGATGCACCGATCGTTTACTCCGAGAAAGCTATGCTGAACGAACTCTGGGCTGATTATAAAGTCAATAATATTGAGCCAAATTCAAACAGGACGATTGATAAGTCACAAAACAATATTACGACTTCTGAGGGCCAGAGCTATACGATGCTACGGGCCGTTTGGCAGGATGATCGGACCACGTTTGATGAAAGTTGGGAATTTACTAAAAACAATATGCAACGGCCGCAGGACAATCTGTTTTCCTGGAAATATGGTCAAAAGTTGGACGGATCATACGGTATTCTGACTGATATTGGTGGTCAAAACACGGCATCTGATGCCGACGCTGACATTGCGCTGAGCCTCATGATGGCCTACAGTCGCTGGAACGATGCAAAATATCTTTACCAGGCCAAGCAAATCATCACTAGTATTTGGAATGAAGAGGTCGTAATGGTAGCTGGCAAGCCTGTCATGACGGCCGACGACCTTGAGAAAAACGCTGAAACTGAAGTCGTCGTCAATCCGTCATATTTTGCACCGTCCAGCTATAAATTATTTGCAAAAGTTGACCCTAGCCATGACTGGACCGGGCTGGCCGATCATTCGTATGACCTGCTCAATCAACTCAGCGAGGATACACTCGGTAGCACCACCAGCAGTAAACTGCCACCGAACTGGATTAAGATGAATATCGAAACTGGCGCATTCGTGCCTGCCACGCAGGCCGGCCTCGATACCAATTACGGCTTCGACGCGCTACGTATTCCATTCCGTATGGCACTCGACTACGCCTGGAACAAGGATGAACGAGCAAAGATCGTCCTGCAGCACTTTGGGTTTCTGGACAGCGAGTGGCAGTCAGACAACAAGCTCCAAGCTATCTACGCCCACGACGGCACAGTTGTCGGGAATTATGAAACACCCGCTATGTACGGTGGGTCAATTGGCTACTTCAAGCTGGTTCAGCCAGAGGCTGCAAAAGAAATATATCAGCAAAAACTACAGACCCTCTACAATCCCGACACCCAGAAAGCTCGAACTAACCTGAGTTACTACGATAGTAACTGGGCGTGGTTTGGCATAGCCCTGATGACTGATAATTTACCGAATTTAGCCCTTGAAAACTATTAA